A window of Flavobacterium flavigenum contains these coding sequences:
- the sufC gene encoding Fe-S cluster assembly ATPase SufC: MLSIKNLHAGIGDKEILKGINIEVKAGEVHAIMGPNGSGKSTLSAVIAGNENYEVTDGEVILDGEDLADLAPEERAHKGVFLSFQYPVEIPGVSVTNFMKTAINETRKANGQEEMPANEMLKVIREKSELLEIDRKFLSRSLNEGFSGGEKKRNEIFQMAMLEPKLAILDETDSGLDIDALRIVANGVNKLKSDKNAIIVITHYQRLLDYIVPDFVHVLYNGRIVKSGGKELAYELEEKGYDWIKAEN; the protein is encoded by the coding sequence ATGTTATCAATAAAAAACCTTCACGCCGGAATTGGTGATAAAGAAATCCTTAAGGGAATTAATATAGAAGTTAAAGCTGGAGAAGTTCACGCGATAATGGGACCAAACGGTTCTGGAAAAAGTACCCTTTCTGCAGTTATTGCAGGAAACGAAAATTATGAAGTTACAGACGGAGAGGTAATTCTTGACGGAGAAGACCTGGCTGATTTAGCTCCAGAAGAAAGAGCACATAAAGGTGTTTTCCTTTCTTTTCAATATCCGGTAGAAATTCCTGGAGTTAGTGTAACTAACTTTATGAAAACTGCCATTAATGAAACTCGTAAAGCAAACGGTCAGGAAGAAATGCCTGCAAACGAAATGTTGAAAGTGATTCGTGAGAAATCTGAATTGTTAGAAATCGACCGTAAATTTTTATCTCGTTCTTTAAATGAAGGTTTTTCCGGAGGAGAGAAAAAAAGAAACGAGATTTTCCAAATGGCAATGTTAGAGCCAAAATTAGCTATCCTTGACGAAACCGATTCTGGCCTTGATATCGATGCCTTAAGAATTGTGGCTAATGGTGTAAACAAATTAAAAAGCGACAAAAACGCAATTATAGTAATTACACACTACCAACGTTTGTTAGATTATATCGTTCCGGATTTCGTTCACGTTCTTTACAACGGAAGAATCGTAAAATCAGGAGGGAAAGAATTGGCTTACGAATTAGAAGAAAAAGGATACGACTGGATCAAGGCAGAAAACTAG
- a CDS encoding M1 family metallopeptidase, translating to MKKIVLLSFLSFGLNAAFAQNTSYWQQHADYKMEVSMDVKNYQYKGKQELVYTNNSADTLRKVFYHLFPNAFQPGSEMDARLHFIKDPDGRMVTKTKGADGKDIKQSRIENLKPNEIGYLKITNFKQDGADAQTRVSGTILEVTLAKPILPNSKSTFTLDFDGQVPVQVRRSGRNNSEGVELSMSQWYPKLAEFDFEGWHADPYIAREFHGVWGNFDVKITIDKDYTIGGSGYLQDKNTIGHGYEDEGVKVVYPKKTKTLTWHFIAPNVHDFTWAADKDYTHDIVKGPNDVDLHFFYKNNPKTTENWKQLEPLMVKVMDYYNQKVGTYPYKQYSFIQGGDGGMEYAMCTLMLGNGTLEGILGTATHELGHSWFQHILASNESKHPWMDEGFTTYIEDSALNELAGDKKVSNPFKGNYAAYYSLVNSGKEQPQTTHGDRYDENRPYSISSYIKGSIFLSQLEYVIGKENVDAALKRYFNDFKFKHPTPNDIKRTAERVSGAELDWYLTDWAQTTNTIDYGIKDVADNSGKSTVTLERIGRMPMPIDLKVDYTDGTSETFYIPLRMMNFIKPNPNPNEKRTVLDDWAWAQQNYSFTIDKNKASIKKITIDPSGLMADVKAANNVFEVK from the coding sequence ATGAAAAAAATTGTCCTTCTTTCTTTTTTGAGTTTTGGTTTAAACGCAGCTTTTGCACAAAACACCTCATACTGGCAGCAGCATGCAGATTATAAAATGGAGGTTTCGATGGATGTAAAAAACTATCAGTATAAAGGAAAACAGGAATTGGTTTATACGAACAATTCTGCAGATACTTTGCGAAAAGTATTTTATCATCTGTTTCCAAATGCTTTTCAGCCTGGAAGTGAAATGGACGCCCGTTTGCATTTTATAAAAGATCCGGATGGGAGAATGGTAACAAAAACAAAAGGAGCTGATGGAAAAGACATAAAGCAAAGCCGAATAGAAAATCTGAAACCAAATGAAATTGGTTATTTAAAAATCACAAACTTCAAACAGGATGGTGCTGATGCTCAAACAAGAGTTTCGGGAACAATCTTAGAAGTAACTTTGGCAAAACCAATTTTACCGAATTCTAAATCGACTTTTACGTTAGATTTTGACGGACAGGTTCCGGTACAGGTTCGTCGTTCGGGAAGAAATAATTCTGAAGGAGTAGAGCTTTCCATGTCGCAATGGTATCCAAAATTAGCCGAATTTGATTTTGAAGGATGGCATGCTGATCCTTACATCGCAAGGGAATTTCACGGTGTTTGGGGTAATTTTGATGTGAAAATCACCATTGACAAAGACTACACCATTGGAGGTTCAGGATACTTACAGGATAAAAATACAATTGGTCACGGTTACGAAGATGAAGGAGTAAAAGTCGTTTATCCTAAAAAAACAAAAACATTGACGTGGCATTTTATCGCGCCAAATGTTCATGATTTTACCTGGGCGGCTGACAAAGACTACACGCATGATATTGTAAAAGGGCCAAACGATGTCGATTTGCATTTCTTTTACAAAAACAATCCAAAAACTACTGAAAACTGGAAACAATTGGAGCCTTTAATGGTGAAGGTAATGGATTATTACAATCAAAAAGTAGGAACTTATCCGTACAAACAATACTCCTTTATTCAGGGTGGAGACGGCGGAATGGAATATGCCATGTGTACACTGATGTTGGGAAACGGAACTCTTGAGGGAATTTTAGGAACGGCAACTCACGAATTAGGGCATTCCTGGTTCCAGCATATTCTGGCTTCAAATGAGTCAAAGCATCCCTGGATGGATGAAGGTTTTACAACCTATATCGAAGACAGTGCTTTGAATGAATTAGCTGGAGATAAAAAAGTCTCAAATCCGTTTAAAGGTAATTATGCGGCATATTACAGCTTAGTAAATTCAGGTAAAGAACAGCCTCAGACAACTCATGGTGACCGTTATGACGAAAATAGACCTTACAGTATTTCTTCTTATATTAAAGGAAGTATTTTCCTTTCGCAGTTGGAATATGTTATCGGAAAAGAGAATGTCGACGCTGCTTTAAAAAGATATTTTAATGATTTTAAATTCAAGCACCCAACTCCAAACGATATTAAAAGAACAGCCGAAAGAGTTTCGGGAGCAGAATTAGACTGGTATTTGACAGACTGGGCACAAACAACCAATACAATTGATTACGGAATTAAAGACGTTGCTGATAATTCAGGGAAATCAACAGTTACTTTAGAAAGAATCGGAAGAATGCCAATGCCAATTGATTTAAAAGTGGATTACACAGACGGGACTTCCGAGACATTCTATATTCCATTGCGAATGATGAATTTCATTAAACCAAATCCGAATCCAAACGAAAAAAGAACTGTTTTGGACGACTGGGCTTGGGCACAGCAAAACTATAGTTTTACAATTGACAAAAACAAAGCGTCAATCAAAAAAATCACTATAGATCCAAGTGGATTAATGGCTGATGTGAAAGCTGCCAATAATGTTTTTGAAGTAAAATAA
- a CDS encoding MBL fold metallo-hydrolase: MKFAIAKLSKMNFSKYLLIALLLISGSVFSQKKLQSAFQVVPLGVKGGIDEKNLSAYLIASSNTKDYICLDAGTINSGIEKAIENKVFKVPTSEVLRKYIKGYLISHAHLDHVSGLIINSPADSSKTVYATNKCIEMMENHYFNDKTWANFGDQGVGFPLKKYHFQTLNVNEETPITNTQMTVKAFSLSHVNPYESTAFLIKNGNDYALYLGDTGPDAVEKSNNLQVLWKAITPLIRSKQLKGIFIEVSFPNEQPDQFLFGHLTPKYLMDELRELEKLAGKNSLNGFKIVITHLKPPAKNIIKIKEQLKIQNNLGLKFIFPEQGKSFEL; the protein is encoded by the coding sequence ATGAAATTTGCAATTGCAAAATTATCAAAGATGAATTTCTCTAAATATTTACTAATTGCGTTACTTCTAATTTCGGGATCTGTATTTTCTCAAAAAAAGTTACAATCAGCTTTTCAGGTTGTTCCTTTAGGTGTCAAGGGTGGAATAGATGAAAAAAACCTTTCGGCCTATTTAATAGCATCTTCTAATACTAAAGATTACATCTGTCTGGATGCCGGAACCATCAATTCAGGAATCGAGAAAGCTATTGAAAATAAAGTATTCAAAGTTCCAACAAGCGAAGTACTACGAAAATACATTAAAGGATATTTAATTTCACATGCACATTTGGATCATGTTTCGGGTTTAATAATTAATTCTCCGGCAGATTCCTCAAAAACAGTTTATGCCACAAATAAATGTATCGAGATGATGGAAAACCATTATTTTAATGACAAAACCTGGGCAAATTTTGGAGATCAGGGAGTAGGTTTTCCATTGAAAAAATATCATTTTCAGACTTTGAATGTTAATGAAGAAACTCCCATTACAAATACTCAAATGACAGTAAAAGCTTTTTCCTTAAGTCATGTCAATCCATATGAAAGCACTGCTTTTTTGATAAAAAATGGAAACGACTATGCTTTGTATCTTGGTGATACTGGTCCGGATGCAGTAGAGAAAAGCAATAATTTACAGGTGTTATGGAAAGCAATTACTCCATTAATCAGGAGTAAACAATTAAAAGGCATTTTTATAGAAGTTTCTTTCCCAAATGAGCAGCCGGATCAGTTTTTATTTGGGCATTTGACTCCGAAATATTTGATGGATGAACTTCGTGAACTAGAGAAACTGGCGGGTAAAAATTCTTTAAACGGATTTAAAATAGTAATTACACATCTGAAACCGCCTGCGAAGAATATTATAAAAATTAAAGAGCAATTGAAGATCCAAAATAATTTAGGATTGAAATTTATTTTTCCAGAGCAGGGAAAAAGTTTCGAATTGTAA
- the sufD gene encoding Fe-S cluster assembly protein SufD, with protein MDLKEKLVSSFMAFEERVDVHSDLHDIRTNAIKNFENKGFPTKKEEAWKYTSLNAILKNDFTVFPKQENAIEFNQVKKYFLHEIDTYKLVFIDGIFSSHLSSTTHDGIDVCLMSSALTKPKYKMVIDTYFNQIASKDDSLTSLNTAFAIEGAFINIPKKKVADKPIEIMYFSTGNETALMVQPRNLVIVGENSHVQIIERHQSLNENPVLTNSVTEIFAQKRAIVDYYKIQNDNSEANLVDNTYVSQQQESHAYVHTFSFGGNITRNNLNFYHFGERLTSTLNGISILNDKQHVDHYTLVNHAQPNCESFQDYKGIFSDRSTGVFNGKILVDKEAQKTNAFQKSNNILLSDKATINAKPQLEIFADDVKCSHGCTVGQLDETAMFYMQSRGIPKKEAKALLMYAFSNAVIESIKIPELKQRITKIIATKLGVNLGFDL; from the coding sequence ATGGATTTAAAAGAAAAATTAGTATCGTCTTTTATGGCTTTTGAAGAGCGTGTTGATGTGCATTCAGACTTGCATGACATACGTACAAATGCTATAAAAAACTTCGAAAATAAAGGTTTCCCAACCAAAAAAGAAGAAGCGTGGAAATATACATCGCTAAATGCCATCTTAAAAAATGACTTTACGGTTTTTCCAAAGCAGGAAAATGCAATCGAATTCAATCAGGTAAAAAAATACTTTTTACACGAAATTGACACTTATAAATTAGTTTTTATTGATGGTATTTTCAGTTCGCATTTATCCTCTACAACCCACGACGGAATCGATGTTTGTCTGATGTCTTCGGCATTGACTAAGCCTAAATACAAAATGGTTATTGATACGTATTTTAACCAAATTGCAAGCAAAGATGACAGTTTAACTTCATTGAACACTGCTTTTGCAATTGAAGGTGCTTTTATCAATATTCCAAAGAAAAAAGTAGCTGATAAACCAATTGAAATCATGTATTTTTCAACTGGAAATGAAACTGCGTTAATGGTGCAGCCAAGAAACCTTGTTATTGTGGGTGAAAATTCACATGTTCAGATTATTGAACGTCACCAAAGCCTGAATGAAAATCCGGTTTTAACGAATTCTGTTACGGAGATTTTCGCTCAAAAACGTGCCATTGTCGATTATTATAAAATTCAAAACGACAATAGCGAAGCAAATTTAGTTGATAACACTTACGTTTCTCAACAGCAGGAAAGTCACGCTTACGTTCACACTTTCTCATTTGGAGGAAACATTACGCGTAACAATCTAAACTTTTACCATTTTGGCGAAAGATTAACCAGTACGCTTAACGGAATTTCAATTCTAAATGACAAACAGCACGTCGATCATTATACGTTGGTAAACCATGCACAGCCAAATTGCGAAAGTTTTCAGGATTATAAAGGAATTTTCTCTGATCGTTCAACTGGAGTTTTCAATGGGAAAATTTTAGTTGACAAGGAAGCTCAAAAAACCAATGCTTTCCAAAAGAGCAATAATATTTTATTAAGCGACAAAGCTACAATTAATGCAAAACCTCAACTGGAAATCTTTGCCGATGACGTAAAATGTTCTCACGGATGTACAGTTGGACAGCTGGACGAAACAGCAATGTTCTACATGCAGTCCCGCGGAATCCCTAAAAAAGAAGCTAAAGCTTTATTGATGTACGCATTCTCAAATGCCGTGATCGAAAGCATCAAAATACCGGAATTAAAGCAAAGAATCACTAAAATCATTGCCACCAAACTAGGCGTGAATTTAGGATTTGATTTGTAA
- a CDS encoding HesB/IscA family protein, with product MIKVSDTAKKKIIDLMTDDGFDAAHDYVRVGVKSGGCSGLSYDLKFDKTKGDDDKIFVDNDIQIAVEKKSFLYLAGTILEFSGGLNGKGFVFNNPNASRTCGCGESFSL from the coding sequence ATGATAAAAGTTTCTGATACAGCCAAAAAGAAAATCATCGACCTGATGACTGATGATGGTTTTGATGCCGCACATGACTATGTACGTGTAGGAGTAAAAAGCGGTGGATGCTCTGGTTTGTCTTATGATTTAAAATTCGACAAAACCAAAGGAGATGACGATAAAATATTCGTAGACAACGACATACAAATAGCCGTTGAAAAAAAATCATTTCTTTATTTAGCCGGAACAATTTTAGAATTCTCTGGCGGATTAAACGGAAAAGGATTTGTTTTCAACAACCCAAACGCAAGCAGAACCTGCGGATGCGGTGAATCATTTTCGCTATAA
- a CDS encoding MBL fold metallo-hydrolase, protein MKLYPIESGNFKLDGGAMFGVVPKTIWNKTNPADANNLIDIAARCLLIEDGNRLILIDTGMGDKQSDKFFGYYSLWGSHSLDNSLAKYGFHRDDITDVFMTHLHFDHCGGSVQWNADKTGYEPAFKNAKFWTNENHWEWAIQPNAREKASFLPENILPMQESGQLHFVKRPNADFGFSEELGFDIYYVDGHTEKQMIPHIQYKHKTIVFCADLLATAGHIPLPYVMGYDTRPLLTMPEKSKLLTAAADKNYYLFLEHDAHNQIITVEHTEKGVRLKEIFTCEDIL, encoded by the coding sequence ATGAAACTTTATCCAATAGAATCAGGAAATTTTAAATTAGACGGAGGCGCCATGTTTGGCGTTGTGCCAAAAACAATCTGGAATAAAACCAACCCCGCAGATGCCAATAACCTAATTGATATTGCCGCACGCTGCCTGCTGATCGAAGATGGAAACCGCCTGATTTTAATTGATACCGGAATGGGTGATAAGCAATCAGACAAATTCTTTGGCTATTATTCGCTTTGGGGTTCACATTCTTTGGATAATTCTTTAGCAAAATATGGTTTTCACAGAGATGATATTACCGATGTTTTTATGACGCACCTTCATTTTGATCATTGTGGCGGAAGTGTTCAATGGAATGCGGATAAAACAGGATATGAACCTGCATTTAAAAATGCAAAATTTTGGACAAACGAAAATCATTGGGAATGGGCAATACAGCCAAATGCCCGTGAGAAAGCTTCTTTCTTACCAGAAAATATTTTACCAATGCAGGAAAGTGGTCAGTTACATTTTGTGAAAAGACCAAATGCCGATTTTGGCTTTTCGGAAGAATTAGGTTTTGATATTTACTATGTTGATGGTCACACCGAAAAACAAATGATTCCACATATACAATACAAGCATAAAACTATAGTTTTTTGTGCCGATTTATTGGCTACAGCAGGACACATTCCGCTCCCGTATGTTATGGGATATGATACAAGGCCTTTATTGACGATGCCGGAAAAATCAAAATTGCTAACTGCTGCGGCTGACAAAAATTATTATTTGTTTTTAGAACACGATGCCCATAACCAGATTATTACAGTAGAACATACTGAAAAAGGAGTTCGGTTAAAAGAAATTTTTACCTGTGAGGATATCTTATAA
- the sufB gene encoding Fe-S cluster assembly protein SufB, which translates to MSKYTEDDLKIELETKEYEYGFYTNIESETFPIGLNEEIVRAISLKKEEPEWMTEWRIEAFRVWKEMIEPEWANVNYEKPDFQAISYYSAPKAVDPNKTLDDVDPELLEMYKKLGISVDEQKMMNNVAMDIVVDSVSVATTFKKTLGEKGIIFCPISEAIKEHPELVKKYLGTVVPQKDNFYAALNSAVFSDGSFCYIPKGVRCPMELSTYFRINQAGTGQFERTLVIADEGSYVSYLEGCTAPSRDENQLHAAVVELIALDDAEIKYSTVQNWFPGNKEGKGGVYNFVTKRGLCETNAKISWTQVETGSAVTWKYPSCVLKGDNSVGEFYSIAVTNNYQQADTGTKMIHLGKNTKSTIISKGISAGKSQNSYRGLVQISPRAENARNFSQCDSLLMGNNCGAHTFPYIESKNPSAKIEHEATTSKIGEDQVFYCNQRGIPTEKAIALIVNGFSKDVLNKLPMEFAVEAQKLLEISLEGSVG; encoded by the coding sequence ATGAGCAAATACACCGAAGACGATTTAAAAATCGAACTGGAAACCAAAGAATATGAGTACGGATTTTATACCAATATAGAATCTGAAACATTTCCTATTGGTCTAAACGAAGAAATTGTAAGAGCTATTTCTCTTAAAAAAGAAGAACCAGAGTGGATGACCGAATGGCGCATTGAAGCTTTTCGTGTCTGGAAAGAAATGATTGAGCCGGAATGGGCAAACGTAAACTACGAAAAACCAGATTTTCAGGCCATTTCATATTATTCAGCTCCAAAAGCGGTAGATCCAAATAAAACCCTGGACGATGTAGATCCTGAGCTTTTAGAAATGTACAAAAAGTTAGGAATCTCTGTTGACGAACAAAAAATGATGAACAATGTCGCTATGGATATTGTTGTCGATTCTGTTTCTGTTGCAACAACTTTCAAAAAAACACTTGGAGAAAAAGGGATTATTTTCTGTCCGATTTCTGAAGCGATTAAAGAACATCCGGAATTAGTTAAAAAATATCTGGGAACTGTTGTTCCTCAGAAAGATAACTTTTACGCCGCTTTAAACTCAGCGGTTTTCTCTGACGGAAGTTTCTGTTATATTCCAAAAGGCGTTCGTTGTCCTATGGAACTTTCAACTTATTTCAGAATTAACCAGGCAGGAACAGGACAATTTGAAAGAACTTTAGTTATTGCTGACGAAGGAAGTTACGTTTCTTATCTTGAAGGATGTACTGCTCCAAGCCGTGACGAAAACCAATTACACGCTGCTGTAGTTGAATTAATCGCTTTGGACGATGCTGAAATTAAATATTCGACTGTTCAAAACTGGTTTCCTGGAAACAAAGAAGGAAAAGGTGGAGTTTACAACTTCGTAACCAAAAGAGGTTTATGCGAAACAAACGCTAAAATTTCCTGGACGCAGGTTGAAACAGGTTCTGCTGTAACCTGGAAATATCCTTCTTGTGTATTGAAAGGAGATAATTCGGTTGGCGAGTTTTATTCTATCGCCGTTACCAATAATTACCAACAGGCTGATACCGGAACAAAAATGATCCATTTAGGAAAAAACACTAAATCGACTATTATTTCTAAAGGTATTTCTGCTGGAAAATCGCAAAACAGCTACCGTGGTTTAGTGCAAATCTCACCAAGAGCAGAAAATGCAAGAAACTTTTCTCAGTGTGACTCGTTATTAATGGGTAACAATTGTGGTGCGCATACTTTCCCTTACATCGAAAGTAAAAATCCATCAGCAAAAATCGAGCACGAAGCCACTACAAGTAAAATTGGAGAAGATCAGGTTTTTTATTGCAACCAAAGAGGTATTCCGACTGAAAAAGCGATTGCCTTAATTGTAAACGGTTTCAGTAAAGATGTCTTGAACAAGCTCCCAATGGAATTTGCTGTTGAAGCTCAAAAATTATTAGAGATTTCTTTAGAAGGATCTGTGGGTTAG
- a CDS encoding T9SS type A sorting domain-containing protein, translated as MKTKLLTLLLFANFAIYAQYTSIPDNNFENKLIALGIDSGAPDNQVLTSSIDKLTSIDISNSSIVDLTGIQNFVSLKILICNNNPLATLDLSKNIALQYLYCHYNTLTALDLSMNTALKFLYCRSNQLTSLDLSNNTALENLDFQSNSLTTLDLSNNFALTDLGCSFNLLTTLNISKNKDLKNLHCDNNKLTTLDVSENTALKTLTCDYNQLTALNTSKNTALTQLTCSSNPLTSLDLSNNTALLFLQCFYNPLTTLDLSMNTALQNLSCHSGSLTTLDLSKNIALKSLDCHSNSLTALDLSKNIALETLHCYSNQLTSLNLKNGKNTVLTNINFTSNANLSCIQVDDVTYSNTNWTSKDAASTYNLTCPTLGLSEAGFKKIAVYPNPVKGELHIDNSTLEKANVYDAFGKLITTTKFTKNDTNNNINLAGLQNGIYYIYLENEGATIVKKILVQ; from the coding sequence ATGAAAACAAAATTACTCACATTACTATTATTCGCAAATTTTGCTATTTATGCTCAATATACCAGCATACCGGATAATAATTTTGAAAACAAACTGATTGCCCTTGGAATTGATTCCGGAGCACCTGATAATCAGGTACTGACTAGTAGTATTGATAAATTAACTTCCATTGATATTTCAAATAGTTCTATTGTTGACTTAACAGGGATTCAGAATTTTGTGTCTTTAAAAATTTTAATTTGTAACAATAATCCATTAGCCACATTAGATCTCTCCAAAAATATCGCTTTGCAATATTTGTATTGCCACTATAACACGTTAACGGCATTGGACCTGTCTATGAATACAGCTTTGAAATTTTTATATTGCAGATCAAACCAATTAACATCATTAGACCTATCTAATAACACCGCTTTGGAGAATTTAGATTTTCAATCGAACTCACTGACAACATTGGATCTTTCTAATAATTTCGCTTTAACAGATTTAGGTTGTAGTTTTAACTTATTGACAACATTAAATATTTCTAAGAATAAGGATTTGAAAAATTTACATTGCGATAATAATAAATTAACAACATTGGATGTTTCTGAAAATACCGCTTTAAAAACTTTAACTTGCGATTATAATCAATTAACTGCATTAAATACCTCTAAAAATACCGCGTTAACACAGTTAACCTGCTCATCAAATCCGTTAACATCATTAGATCTTTCTAATAATACCGCTTTGCTGTTTTTACAATGCTTTTATAACCCATTGACAACATTAGATTTGTCTATGAATACTGCTTTACAAAATTTATCTTGTCATTCAGGCTCATTGACAACATTAGATCTTTCTAAAAACATTGCTTTGAAAAGTTTAGATTGTCATTCTAACTCATTAACAGCATTAGACCTTTCTAAAAACATCGCTTTGGAAACTTTACATTGTTATTCTAACCAATTAACAAGTCTTAATTTAAAAAACGGAAAGAATACTGTTTTAACAAATATAAATTTTACTTCAAATGCTAATTTAAGTTGTATTCAGGTAGATGATGTTACCTATTCAAATACTAACTGGACTAGTAAAGACGCTGCATCAACATATAATTTAACTTGTCCTACTTTAGGACTATCAGAAGCAGGTTTTAAAAAAATAGCTGTTTATCCCAACCCTGTAAAAGGAGAACTACACATTGACAATAGTACTCTTGAAAAAGCAAATGTATATGATGCATTTGGAAAACTAATTACAACAACTAAGTTTACTAAAAACGACACTAATAACAATATTAATTTAGCAGGATTACAAAATGGTATTTATTACATTTATTTAGAAAACGAAGGAGCAACTATTGTTAAAAAAATTCTAGTCCAATAA
- a CDS encoding S8 family peptidase — protein sequence MNTIKPLNLSAFALLVLAGCSATLQAQVSAPKEFITAPAAVVKKAPVTENELKRWSHLDLIKDSIPGMSVDKAYAELLKGKTGKKVIVGVVDSGVDIEHEDLKGVIWKNPKEIPGNGIDDDKNGYIDDINGWNFLGDAVNENLEMTRIVKKGDDGSEQYKQALAQYTEKYEKALKDKEQVDFLLDVHKTIQTALNKKEYKSEDLKLITSTDPKVARSKMVMTQIFTNAGPTFNPETELEDYREHVYNELDFNLNKDFDGRKVLGDNAEDIKSTKYGNNIVFGPDKEKALHGTHVAGIIAQVRGNNLGGDGVADNVEILTVRAVPDGDEYDKDIALAIRYAVDNGAKVINGSFGKSFSPHKQWVYDAIKYAAKKDVLIVHAAGNDGYNIDEKQNINYPNDSEDNVKEFADNVITIGAINKSYGQNVVAGFSNFGKLNVDVFAPGEEIYATIPNNKYKYLQGTSMASPNAAGVAALIRSYYPKLKAAQVKKILMESGVALPEKVVLGEEKPEAVSATESSKTAKMVNAYNALLMAEKMSKK from the coding sequence ATGAATACTATAAAACCACTTAATTTATCTGCTTTTGCATTACTTGTTTTAGCAGGCTGCAGCGCCACTTTGCAGGCGCAGGTTTCAGCTCCAAAAGAATTTATAACTGCTCCAGCAGCTGTTGTTAAAAAAGCACCGGTTACTGAAAATGAATTGAAAAGATGGAGTCATCTTGATTTAATCAAAGATTCAATTCCTGGAATGAGTGTTGACAAGGCTTATGCTGAATTACTAAAGGGAAAAACAGGTAAAAAAGTAATTGTTGGGGTTGTGGACTCCGGAGTTGATATCGAACATGAAGATTTAAAAGGAGTAATCTGGAAAAATCCAAAGGAAATTCCGGGCAATGGAATCGATGATGATAAAAATGGTTACATTGATGATATTAACGGCTGGAATTTTCTAGGGGATGCTGTCAACGAAAACCTTGAAATGACCCGTATCGTTAAAAAAGGAGATGATGGTTCTGAACAATATAAACAGGCTTTAGCGCAATACACAGAAAAATACGAAAAAGCATTAAAAGATAAAGAGCAAGTAGATTTTTTACTGGATGTTCACAAAACCATACAAACAGCTTTAAATAAAAAAGAATACAAAAGCGAAGATTTAAAATTAATTACTTCTACTGATCCAAAGGTGGCCAGAAGCAAAATGGTAATGACACAGATTTTTACCAATGCCGGGCCAACATTTAATCCGGAAACTGAATTGGAAGATTACAGAGAACATGTTTATAACGAATTGGATTTCAATTTAAATAAAGATTTCGATGGAAGAAAAGTTTTAGGTGATAATGCAGAAGACATTAAAAGTACTAAATACGGGAACAATATTGTATTTGGCCCGGATAAAGAAAAAGCATTACATGGAACCCATGTTGCGGGGATTATTGCACAGGTTCGAGGTAATAATTTAGGCGGAGACGGAGTTGCAGACAATGTTGAAATTCTGACTGTAAGAGCAGTTCCTGATGGAGACGAATACGATAAAGATATTGCTTTGGCAATTCGTTATGCGGTTGATAATGGTGCAAAAGTAATTAACGGAAGTTTCGGAAAAAGCTTCTCACCACATAAACAATGGGTGTATGACGCCATTAAATATGCAGCAAAAAAAGATGTATTGATTGTTCATGCAGCTGGTAATGATGGTTATAATATTGATGAAAAGCAAAACATTAATTATCCAAACGATTCTGAAGATAATGTGAAAGAATTTGCAGACAATGTAATTACAATTGGAGCTATTAATAAATCGTATGGTCAAAATGTAGTAGCCGGGTTTTCTAATTTTGGAAAATTAAATGTAGATGTTTTTGCTCCTGGTGAAGAAATTTACGCAACTATTCCAAACAATAAGTACAAATATTTGCAGGGAACTTCAATGGCATCTCCAAATGCTGCGGGTGTCGCTGCTCTAATTCGTTCCTATTATCCAAAGCTAAAAGCGGCTCAGGTTAAAAAGATTTTAATGGAATCCGGAGTGGCTCTTCCTGAAAAAGTGGTTTTAGGTGAAGAAAAACCAGAAGCAGTATCTGCTACAGAGTCATCAAAAACGGCTAAAATGGTTAATGCTTATAACGCTTTATTGATGGCTGAGAAAATGTCAAAAAAATAA